In the Gossypium raimondii isolate GPD5lz chromosome 9, ASM2569854v1, whole genome shotgun sequence genome, one interval contains:
- the LOC105799065 gene encoding uncharacterized protein LOC105799065 isoform X4, whose protein sequence is MGGAKAKSGAMDKEKKKKGTLIWRPVCTQDSSLKEPVIKDATVGLESDCQMQKSNDKVIEVTNAIVNSKALEDDIEDEAMKEKPELSAIKHSLSIQVGASVIRFVKGKAGSTKEKIEKETGVQIILPSSKQNDSIIIEGTSADSVAKASEEIQRVIDEAVKTTSFDYSHFVSLPLAIHPELVSKLVGFQNSILGSSDACIDENPDGNSDGDNSEDSAQEQQLGNISVELEVADDEESVKVDVSVRPLDSNAPKENEEPKSSNKSDLKIGKSVFIKPQTFHLTVLMLKLWNQKRVDLAAQVLKSTSSRVLDALDNRPVFVRLKGLDLMRGSLAKAQVVYAPAEEIDSENRLLHACKIMIDAFVEAGLVIDKDAKSELKLHATVMNARHRKRGKKGRFSSFNARAIFEHFGSEEWGEYLIREAHLSQRFKYDENGYYHCCASIPFPENISS, encoded by the exons ATGGGTGGGGCAAAAGCCAAGTCTGGTGCCATGGacaaggagaagaaaaagaaaggtacTCTCATATGGAGACCGGTTTGTACTCAAGATAGTTCCCTCAAAg AGCCTGTGATAAAGGATGCGACTGTCGGGTTAGAAAGTGATTGTCAAATGCAAAAATCAAATGACAAGGTAATTGAAGTTACAAATGCCATTGTCAATTCTAAAGCCTTGGAGGATGATATTGAAGATGAAGCAATGAAAGAAAAGCCGGAGCTTTCAGCTATAAAGCATTCACTTTCCAttcaa GTTGGTGCATCTGTAATTCGATTTGTTAAAGGGAAAGC GGGATCTACAAAGGAAAAGATTGAAAAGGAGACGGGGGTTCAGATAATCCTTCCATCATCTAAGCAGAATGATTCCATTA TCATTGAAGGCACTTCAGCTGATAGTGTAGCTAAAGCTTCAGAAGAGATACAACGTGTAATTGATGAG GCTGTTAAAACTACAAGTTTTGACTACTCTCACTTCGTATCACTTCCATTGGCTATACATCCGGAGTTGGTTAGCAAGCTCGTAGGCTTTCAGAACTCCATATTGGGAAGTAGTGATGCTTGCATAGATGAAAATCCAGACGGCAACTCAGATGGAGATAATTCTGAAGATAGTGCTCAAGAGCAGCAGTTAGGTAACATTTCAGTTGAGCTAGAAGTTGCGGACGATGAGGAAAGTGTTAAGGTGGATGTAAGTGTCAGACCTCTTGATAGTAATGCacctaaagaaaatgaagaaccaAAGTCTTCTAATAAATCAG ACTTGAAAATTGGAAAGTCCGTATTTATTAAACCTCAAACATTTCACTTGACGGTGCTCATGTTGAAGCTGTGGAACCAAAAAAGAGTTGATTTAGCAGCTCAAGTGTTGAAG AGTACCTCCTCAAGAGTGTTGGATGCATTGGATAATCGACCTGTATTTGTAAGACTGAAGGGTCTG GATTTAATGAGAGGCTCTTTGGCTAAAGCCCAAGTCGTCTATGCTCCTGCAGAAGAAATTGATAGTGAAAATCGACTTTTACATGCCTGCA AAATTATGATTGATGCTTTTGTTGAGGCTGGGCTTGTTATTGATAAAGATGCTAAGAGTGAGTTAAAG TTGCATGCCACCGTGATGAATGCAAGGCACAGGAAAAG GGGAAAGAAGGGACGGTTCAGTTCATTCAACGCACGAGCCATTTTCGAGCATTTTGGATCTGAGGAATGGGGTGAGTATCTAATCCGTGAAGCTCATCTTTCACAAAGGTTCAAGTATGATGAGAATGGTTATTATCATTGTTGTGCTTCAATACCTTTTCCTGAAAACATTTCAAGTTAA
- the LOC105799065 gene encoding uncharacterized protein LOC105799065 isoform X2, with protein MQKSNDKVIEVTNAIVNSKALEDDIEDEAMKEKPELSAIKHSLSIQNKGGSTLSGEVFEVSSVGQSTGPPITEGIVPVLEFCPQSPQRTVSGSQKGMPQLVVPTKLGRSVPPTETSTSMNHTRLSAKVGDKNPTQEQHLQLLEIQSTAQETTLSKLLPKKSTHPQHSFLFSCCSAWFNFLSCMMLISTVFLCLICRGSTKEKIEKETGVQIILPSSKQNDSIIIEGTSADSVAKASEEIQRVIDEAVKTTSFDYSHFVSLPLAIHPELVSKLVGFQNSILGSSDACIDENPDGNSDGDNSEDSAQEQQLGNISVELEVADDEESVKVDVSVRPLDSNAPKENEEPKSSNKSDLKIGKSVFIKPQTFHLTVLMLKLWNQKRVDLAAQVLKSTSSRVLDALDNRPVFVRLKGLDLMRGSLAKAQVVYAPAEEIDSENRLLHACKIMIDAFVEAGLVIDKDAKSELKLHATVMNARHRKRGKKGRFSSFNARAIFEHFGSEEWGEYLIREAHLSQRFKYDENGYYHCCASIPFPENISS; from the exons ATGCAAAAATCAAATGACAAGGTAATTGAAGTTACAAATGCCATTGTCAATTCTAAAGCCTTGGAGGATGATATTGAAGATGAAGCAATGAAAGAAAAGCCGGAGCTTTCAGCTATAAAGCATTCACTTTCCAttcaa AATAAGGGTGGGTCAACTCTTTCGGGAGAAGTCTTCGAAGTGTCGTCTGTCGGGCAGTCAACCGGACCCCCAATAACTGAAGGTATTGTCCCCGTGTTGGAGTTTTGTCCCCAGTCTCCACAAAGAACTGTGTCCGGTTCACAGAAGGGAATGCCTCAATTGGTGGTACCTACAAAACTCGGGAGAAGT GTACCACCAACCGAAACGTCCACCTCCATGAACCATACACGGCTCTCTGCAAAGGTTGGAGACAAAAACCCGACACAAGAACAACATCTTCAGTTGTTAGAGATCCAGTCGACTGCTCAGGAGACGACACTTTCAAAACTTCTCCCAAAAAAGTCGACCCACCCTCAACACAGCTTTCTGTTTTCTTGCTGCAGTGCTTGGTTTAACTTTCTCTCATGCATGATGCTGATATCTACTGTTTTTTTGTGCTTAATATGCAG GGGATCTACAAAGGAAAAGATTGAAAAGGAGACGGGGGTTCAGATAATCCTTCCATCATCTAAGCAGAATGATTCCATTA TCATTGAAGGCACTTCAGCTGATAGTGTAGCTAAAGCTTCAGAAGAGATACAACGTGTAATTGATGAG GCTGTTAAAACTACAAGTTTTGACTACTCTCACTTCGTATCACTTCCATTGGCTATACATCCGGAGTTGGTTAGCAAGCTCGTAGGCTTTCAGAACTCCATATTGGGAAGTAGTGATGCTTGCATAGATGAAAATCCAGACGGCAACTCAGATGGAGATAATTCTGAAGATAGTGCTCAAGAGCAGCAGTTAGGTAACATTTCAGTTGAGCTAGAAGTTGCGGACGATGAGGAAAGTGTTAAGGTGGATGTAAGTGTCAGACCTCTTGATAGTAATGCacctaaagaaaatgaagaaccaAAGTCTTCTAATAAATCAG ACTTGAAAATTGGAAAGTCCGTATTTATTAAACCTCAAACATTTCACTTGACGGTGCTCATGTTGAAGCTGTGGAACCAAAAAAGAGTTGATTTAGCAGCTCAAGTGTTGAAG AGTACCTCCTCAAGAGTGTTGGATGCATTGGATAATCGACCTGTATTTGTAAGACTGAAGGGTCTG GATTTAATGAGAGGCTCTTTGGCTAAAGCCCAAGTCGTCTATGCTCCTGCAGAAGAAATTGATAGTGAAAATCGACTTTTACATGCCTGCA AAATTATGATTGATGCTTTTGTTGAGGCTGGGCTTGTTATTGATAAAGATGCTAAGAGTGAGTTAAAG TTGCATGCCACCGTGATGAATGCAAGGCACAGGAAAAG GGGAAAGAAGGGACGGTTCAGTTCATTCAACGCACGAGCCATTTTCGAGCATTTTGGATCTGAGGAATGGGGTGAGTATCTAATCCGTGAAGCTCATCTTTCACAAAGGTTCAAGTATGATGAGAATGGTTATTATCATTGTTGTGCTTCAATACCTTTTCCTGAAAACATTTCAAGTTAA
- the LOC105799065 gene encoding uncharacterized protein LOC105799065 isoform X1: protein MGGAKAKSGAMDKEKKKKGTLIWRPVCTQDSSLKEPVIKDATVGLESDCQMQKSNDKVIEVTNAIVNSKALEDDIEDEAMKEKPELSAIKHSLSIQNKGGSTLSGEVFEVSSVGQSTGPPITEGIVPVLEFCPQSPQRTVSGSQKGMPQLVVPTKLGRSVPPTETSTSMNHTRLSAKVGDKNPTQEQHLQLLEIQSTAQETTLSKLLPKKSTHPQHSFLFSCCSAWFNFLSCMMLISTVFLCLICRGSTKEKIEKETGVQIILPSSKQNDSIIIEGTSADSVAKASEEIQRVIDEAVKTTSFDYSHFVSLPLAIHPELVSKLVGFQNSILGSSDACIDENPDGNSDGDNSEDSAQEQQLGNISVELEVADDEESVKVDVSVRPLDSNAPKENEEPKSSNKSDLKIGKSVFIKPQTFHLTVLMLKLWNQKRVDLAAQVLKSTSSRVLDALDNRPVFVRLKGLDLMRGSLAKAQVVYAPAEEIDSENRLLHACKIMIDAFVEAGLVIDKDAKSELKLHATVMNARHRKRGKKGRFSSFNARAIFEHFGSEEWGEYLIREAHLSQRFKYDENGYYHCCASIPFPENISS from the exons ATGGGTGGGGCAAAAGCCAAGTCTGGTGCCATGGacaaggagaagaaaaagaaaggtacTCTCATATGGAGACCGGTTTGTACTCAAGATAGTTCCCTCAAAg AGCCTGTGATAAAGGATGCGACTGTCGGGTTAGAAAGTGATTGTCAAATGCAAAAATCAAATGACAAGGTAATTGAAGTTACAAATGCCATTGTCAATTCTAAAGCCTTGGAGGATGATATTGAAGATGAAGCAATGAAAGAAAAGCCGGAGCTTTCAGCTATAAAGCATTCACTTTCCAttcaa AATAAGGGTGGGTCAACTCTTTCGGGAGAAGTCTTCGAAGTGTCGTCTGTCGGGCAGTCAACCGGACCCCCAATAACTGAAGGTATTGTCCCCGTGTTGGAGTTTTGTCCCCAGTCTCCACAAAGAACTGTGTCCGGTTCACAGAAGGGAATGCCTCAATTGGTGGTACCTACAAAACTCGGGAGAAGT GTACCACCAACCGAAACGTCCACCTCCATGAACCATACACGGCTCTCTGCAAAGGTTGGAGACAAAAACCCGACACAAGAACAACATCTTCAGTTGTTAGAGATCCAGTCGACTGCTCAGGAGACGACACTTTCAAAACTTCTCCCAAAAAAGTCGACCCACCCTCAACACAGCTTTCTGTTTTCTTGCTGCAGTGCTTGGTTTAACTTTCTCTCATGCATGATGCTGATATCTACTGTTTTTTTGTGCTTAATATGCAG GGGATCTACAAAGGAAAAGATTGAAAAGGAGACGGGGGTTCAGATAATCCTTCCATCATCTAAGCAGAATGATTCCATTA TCATTGAAGGCACTTCAGCTGATAGTGTAGCTAAAGCTTCAGAAGAGATACAACGTGTAATTGATGAG GCTGTTAAAACTACAAGTTTTGACTACTCTCACTTCGTATCACTTCCATTGGCTATACATCCGGAGTTGGTTAGCAAGCTCGTAGGCTTTCAGAACTCCATATTGGGAAGTAGTGATGCTTGCATAGATGAAAATCCAGACGGCAACTCAGATGGAGATAATTCTGAAGATAGTGCTCAAGAGCAGCAGTTAGGTAACATTTCAGTTGAGCTAGAAGTTGCGGACGATGAGGAAAGTGTTAAGGTGGATGTAAGTGTCAGACCTCTTGATAGTAATGCacctaaagaaaatgaagaaccaAAGTCTTCTAATAAATCAG ACTTGAAAATTGGAAAGTCCGTATTTATTAAACCTCAAACATTTCACTTGACGGTGCTCATGTTGAAGCTGTGGAACCAAAAAAGAGTTGATTTAGCAGCTCAAGTGTTGAAG AGTACCTCCTCAAGAGTGTTGGATGCATTGGATAATCGACCTGTATTTGTAAGACTGAAGGGTCTG GATTTAATGAGAGGCTCTTTGGCTAAAGCCCAAGTCGTCTATGCTCCTGCAGAAGAAATTGATAGTGAAAATCGACTTTTACATGCCTGCA AAATTATGATTGATGCTTTTGTTGAGGCTGGGCTTGTTATTGATAAAGATGCTAAGAGTGAGTTAAAG TTGCATGCCACCGTGATGAATGCAAGGCACAGGAAAAG GGGAAAGAAGGGACGGTTCAGTTCATTCAACGCACGAGCCATTTTCGAGCATTTTGGATCTGAGGAATGGGGTGAGTATCTAATCCGTGAAGCTCATCTTTCACAAAGGTTCAAGTATGATGAGAATGGTTATTATCATTGTTGTGCTTCAATACCTTTTCCTGAAAACATTTCAAGTTAA
- the LOC105799065 gene encoding uncharacterized protein LOC105799065 isoform X3: MGGAKAKSGAMDKEKKKKGTLIWRPVCTQDSSLKEPVIKDATVGLESDCQMQKSNDKVIEVTNAIVNSKALEDDIEDEAMKEKPELSAIKHSLSIQNKGGSTLSGEVFEVSSVGQSTGPPITEGTTNRNVHLHEPYTALCKGWRQKPDTRTTSSVVRDPVDCSGDDTFKTSPKKVGASVIRFVKGKAGSTKEKIEKETGVQIILPSSKQNDSIIIEGTSADSVAKASEEIQRVIDEAVKTTSFDYSHFVSLPLAIHPELVSKLVGFQNSILGSSDACIDENPDGNSDGDNSEDSAQEQQLGNISVELEVADDEESVKVDVSVRPLDSNAPKENEEPKSSNKSDLKIGKSVFIKPQTFHLTVLMLKLWNQKRVDLAAQVLKSTSSRVLDALDNRPVFVRLKGLDLMRGSLAKAQVVYAPAEEIDSENRLLHACKIMIDAFVEAGLVIDKDAKSELKLHATVMNARHRKRGKKGRFSSFNARAIFEHFGSEEWGEYLIREAHLSQRFKYDENGYYHCCASIPFPENISS, from the exons ATGGGTGGGGCAAAAGCCAAGTCTGGTGCCATGGacaaggagaagaaaaagaaaggtacTCTCATATGGAGACCGGTTTGTACTCAAGATAGTTCCCTCAAAg AGCCTGTGATAAAGGATGCGACTGTCGGGTTAGAAAGTGATTGTCAAATGCAAAAATCAAATGACAAGGTAATTGAAGTTACAAATGCCATTGTCAATTCTAAAGCCTTGGAGGATGATATTGAAGATGAAGCAATGAAAGAAAAGCCGGAGCTTTCAGCTATAAAGCATTCACTTTCCAttcaa AATAAGGGTGGGTCAACTCTTTCGGGAGAAGTCTTCGAAGTGTCGTCTGTCGGGCAGTCAACCGGACCCCCAATAACTGAAG GTACCACCAACCGAAACGTCCACCTCCATGAACCATACACGGCTCTCTGCAAAGGTTGGAGACAAAAACCCGACACAAGAACAACATCTTCAGTTGTTAGAGATCCAGTCGACTGCTCAGGAGACGACACTTTCAAAACTTCTCCCAAAAAA GTTGGTGCATCTGTAATTCGATTTGTTAAAGGGAAAGC GGGATCTACAAAGGAAAAGATTGAAAAGGAGACGGGGGTTCAGATAATCCTTCCATCATCTAAGCAGAATGATTCCATTA TCATTGAAGGCACTTCAGCTGATAGTGTAGCTAAAGCTTCAGAAGAGATACAACGTGTAATTGATGAG GCTGTTAAAACTACAAGTTTTGACTACTCTCACTTCGTATCACTTCCATTGGCTATACATCCGGAGTTGGTTAGCAAGCTCGTAGGCTTTCAGAACTCCATATTGGGAAGTAGTGATGCTTGCATAGATGAAAATCCAGACGGCAACTCAGATGGAGATAATTCTGAAGATAGTGCTCAAGAGCAGCAGTTAGGTAACATTTCAGTTGAGCTAGAAGTTGCGGACGATGAGGAAAGTGTTAAGGTGGATGTAAGTGTCAGACCTCTTGATAGTAATGCacctaaagaaaatgaagaaccaAAGTCTTCTAATAAATCAG ACTTGAAAATTGGAAAGTCCGTATTTATTAAACCTCAAACATTTCACTTGACGGTGCTCATGTTGAAGCTGTGGAACCAAAAAAGAGTTGATTTAGCAGCTCAAGTGTTGAAG AGTACCTCCTCAAGAGTGTTGGATGCATTGGATAATCGACCTGTATTTGTAAGACTGAAGGGTCTG GATTTAATGAGAGGCTCTTTGGCTAAAGCCCAAGTCGTCTATGCTCCTGCAGAAGAAATTGATAGTGAAAATCGACTTTTACATGCCTGCA AAATTATGATTGATGCTTTTGTTGAGGCTGGGCTTGTTATTGATAAAGATGCTAAGAGTGAGTTAAAG TTGCATGCCACCGTGATGAATGCAAGGCACAGGAAAAG GGGAAAGAAGGGACGGTTCAGTTCATTCAACGCACGAGCCATTTTCGAGCATTTTGGATCTGAGGAATGGGGTGAGTATCTAATCCGTGAAGCTCATCTTTCACAAAGGTTCAAGTATGATGAGAATGGTTATTATCATTGTTGTGCTTCAATACCTTTTCCTGAAAACATTTCAAGTTAA
- the LOC105799067 gene encoding uncharacterized protein LOC105799067, with the protein MEMENDSVQKSLVWLHAVLQSKIGHGLEATVLQGLQITHAEKGLMRFDFVIPNVVSDVDGNWHVGALATMLDLIGPVTTFSFVNRVISTVDFNVSYYSTAKIQENVEIESKVIANRGNLIHVVVEVRRKGNGEVIAVGKLWMASDKRTVAEVSNARQL; encoded by the exons ATGGAAATGGAAAATGATTCCGTACAGAAATCCCTTGTATGGCTTCATGCTGTTCTTCAATCTAAAATAGGCCATGGATTAGAAGCCACAGTCCTCCAAGGACTGCAAATCACCCATGCCGAAAAGGGTTTAATGCGATTCGATTTCGTCATTCCAAATGTTGTCTCg GATGTTGATGGAAATTGGCATGTTGGAGCTTTAGCAACTATGCTCGACCTCATCGGACCCGTTACTACTTTCTCTTTTGTCAATCGTGTTATTAGTACAGTTGATTTCAACGTTTCATATTATTCAACAGCTAAGATTCAA gAAAATGTGGAGATAGAATCAAAGGTAATTGCAAATAGAGGAAACCTCATACATGTGGTGGTTGAAGTTAGAAGGAAAGGAAATGGAGAGGTAATTGCTGTAGGAAAATTGTGGATGGCTTCAGATAAACGCACTGTTGCTGAAGTGAGTAATGCTCGACAACTTTGA
- the LOC105799065 gene encoding uncharacterized protein LOC105799065 isoform X6, whose product MGGAKAKSGAMDKEKKKKGTLIWRPVCTQDSSLKEPVIKDATVGLESDCQMQKSNDKVGASVIRFVKGKAGSTKEKIEKETGVQIILPSSKQNDSIIIEGTSADSVAKASEEIQRVIDEAVKTTSFDYSHFVSLPLAIHPELVSKLVGFQNSILGSSDACIDENPDGNSDGDNSEDSAQEQQLGNISVELEVADDEESVKVDVSVRPLDSNAPKENEEPKSSNKSDLKIGKSVFIKPQTFHLTVLMLKLWNQKRVDLAAQVLKSTSSRVLDALDNRPVFVRLKGLDLMRGSLAKAQVVYAPAEEIDSENRLLHACKIMIDAFVEAGLVIDKDAKSELKLHATVMNARHRKRGKKGRFSSFNARAIFEHFGSEEWGEYLIREAHLSQRFKYDENGYYHCCASIPFPENISS is encoded by the exons ATGGGTGGGGCAAAAGCCAAGTCTGGTGCCATGGacaaggagaagaaaaagaaaggtacTCTCATATGGAGACCGGTTTGTACTCAAGATAGTTCCCTCAAAg AGCCTGTGATAAAGGATGCGACTGTCGGGTTAGAAAGTGATTGTCAAATGCAAAAATCAAATGACAAG GTTGGTGCATCTGTAATTCGATTTGTTAAAGGGAAAGC GGGATCTACAAAGGAAAAGATTGAAAAGGAGACGGGGGTTCAGATAATCCTTCCATCATCTAAGCAGAATGATTCCATTA TCATTGAAGGCACTTCAGCTGATAGTGTAGCTAAAGCTTCAGAAGAGATACAACGTGTAATTGATGAG GCTGTTAAAACTACAAGTTTTGACTACTCTCACTTCGTATCACTTCCATTGGCTATACATCCGGAGTTGGTTAGCAAGCTCGTAGGCTTTCAGAACTCCATATTGGGAAGTAGTGATGCTTGCATAGATGAAAATCCAGACGGCAACTCAGATGGAGATAATTCTGAAGATAGTGCTCAAGAGCAGCAGTTAGGTAACATTTCAGTTGAGCTAGAAGTTGCGGACGATGAGGAAAGTGTTAAGGTGGATGTAAGTGTCAGACCTCTTGATAGTAATGCacctaaagaaaatgaagaaccaAAGTCTTCTAATAAATCAG ACTTGAAAATTGGAAAGTCCGTATTTATTAAACCTCAAACATTTCACTTGACGGTGCTCATGTTGAAGCTGTGGAACCAAAAAAGAGTTGATTTAGCAGCTCAAGTGTTGAAG AGTACCTCCTCAAGAGTGTTGGATGCATTGGATAATCGACCTGTATTTGTAAGACTGAAGGGTCTG GATTTAATGAGAGGCTCTTTGGCTAAAGCCCAAGTCGTCTATGCTCCTGCAGAAGAAATTGATAGTGAAAATCGACTTTTACATGCCTGCA AAATTATGATTGATGCTTTTGTTGAGGCTGGGCTTGTTATTGATAAAGATGCTAAGAGTGAGTTAAAG TTGCATGCCACCGTGATGAATGCAAGGCACAGGAAAAG GGGAAAGAAGGGACGGTTCAGTTCATTCAACGCACGAGCCATTTTCGAGCATTTTGGATCTGAGGAATGGGGTGAGTATCTAATCCGTGAAGCTCATCTTTCACAAAGGTTCAAGTATGATGAGAATGGTTATTATCATTGTTGTGCTTCAATACCTTTTCCTGAAAACATTTCAAGTTAA
- the LOC105799065 gene encoding uncharacterized protein LOC105799065 isoform X5, protein MPQLVVPTKLGRSVPPTETSTSMNHTRLSAKVGDKNPTQEQHLQLLEIQSTAQETTLSKLLPKKSTHPQHSFLFSCCSAWFNFLSCMMLISTVFLCLICRGSTKEKIEKETGVQIILPSSKQNDSIIIEGTSADSVAKASEEIQRVIDEAVKTTSFDYSHFVSLPLAIHPELVSKLVGFQNSILGSSDACIDENPDGNSDGDNSEDSAQEQQLGNISVELEVADDEESVKVDVSVRPLDSNAPKENEEPKSSNKSDLKIGKSVFIKPQTFHLTVLMLKLWNQKRVDLAAQVLKSTSSRVLDALDNRPVFVRLKGLDLMRGSLAKAQVVYAPAEEIDSENRLLHACKIMIDAFVEAGLVIDKDAKSELKLHATVMNARHRKRGKKGRFSSFNARAIFEHFGSEEWGEYLIREAHLSQRFKYDENGYYHCCASIPFPENISS, encoded by the exons ATGCCTCAATTGGTGGTACCTACAAAACTCGGGAGAAGT GTACCACCAACCGAAACGTCCACCTCCATGAACCATACACGGCTCTCTGCAAAGGTTGGAGACAAAAACCCGACACAAGAACAACATCTTCAGTTGTTAGAGATCCAGTCGACTGCTCAGGAGACGACACTTTCAAAACTTCTCCCAAAAAAGTCGACCCACCCTCAACACAGCTTTCTGTTTTCTTGCTGCAGTGCTTGGTTTAACTTTCTCTCATGCATGATGCTGATATCTACTGTTTTTTTGTGCTTAATATGCAG GGGATCTACAAAGGAAAAGATTGAAAAGGAGACGGGGGTTCAGATAATCCTTCCATCATCTAAGCAGAATGATTCCATTA TCATTGAAGGCACTTCAGCTGATAGTGTAGCTAAAGCTTCAGAAGAGATACAACGTGTAATTGATGAG GCTGTTAAAACTACAAGTTTTGACTACTCTCACTTCGTATCACTTCCATTGGCTATACATCCGGAGTTGGTTAGCAAGCTCGTAGGCTTTCAGAACTCCATATTGGGAAGTAGTGATGCTTGCATAGATGAAAATCCAGACGGCAACTCAGATGGAGATAATTCTGAAGATAGTGCTCAAGAGCAGCAGTTAGGTAACATTTCAGTTGAGCTAGAAGTTGCGGACGATGAGGAAAGTGTTAAGGTGGATGTAAGTGTCAGACCTCTTGATAGTAATGCacctaaagaaaatgaagaaccaAAGTCTTCTAATAAATCAG ACTTGAAAATTGGAAAGTCCGTATTTATTAAACCTCAAACATTTCACTTGACGGTGCTCATGTTGAAGCTGTGGAACCAAAAAAGAGTTGATTTAGCAGCTCAAGTGTTGAAG AGTACCTCCTCAAGAGTGTTGGATGCATTGGATAATCGACCTGTATTTGTAAGACTGAAGGGTCTG GATTTAATGAGAGGCTCTTTGGCTAAAGCCCAAGTCGTCTATGCTCCTGCAGAAGAAATTGATAGTGAAAATCGACTTTTACATGCCTGCA AAATTATGATTGATGCTTTTGTTGAGGCTGGGCTTGTTATTGATAAAGATGCTAAGAGTGAGTTAAAG TTGCATGCCACCGTGATGAATGCAAGGCACAGGAAAAG GGGAAAGAAGGGACGGTTCAGTTCATTCAACGCACGAGCCATTTTCGAGCATTTTGGATCTGAGGAATGGGGTGAGTATCTAATCCGTGAAGCTCATCTTTCACAAAGGTTCAAGTATGATGAGAATGGTTATTATCATTGTTGTGCTTCAATACCTTTTCCTGAAAACATTTCAAGTTAA
- the LOC105797906 gene encoding ethylene-responsive transcription factor TINY yields the protein MAESNHCSSSETESSITNNNSSSSSLRKPNNPSAVEVAATSMIIDQGKKRPRPRDSSTKHPIYKGVRMRSWGKWVSEIRQPRKKSRIWLGTFRTAEMAARAHDVASLTIKGDSAALNFPDLAELLPRPVSLLPRDIQAAAVKAASMVNLNRPSSSSSSSSLSESSEEPEELSEIVELPNIEGNFDSFFDSGNEFVLIDSVDVWVYDPSQDFNGGFYDQTWDVTENFKLNSGSFETFSSENNLP from the coding sequence ATGGCGGAATCAAACCATTGTTCGTCATCAGAAACCGAGAGTTCCATCACCAACAAtaactcatcatcatcatcattgaGGAAACCCAATAATCCTTCCGCCGTGGAAGTTGCAGCAACAAGCATGATCATCGACCAGGGTAAAAAAAGACCAAGGCCGAGAGATTCAAGCACCAAACACCCAATTTATAAAGGAGTCCGAATGAGGAGTTGGGGCAAATGGGTATCAGAAATCCGTCAACCCCGCAAGAAATCCCGCATTTGGCTCGGCACTTTCCGGACGGCAGAAATGGCGGCGCGTGCTCACGATGTAGCCTCTTTGACCATCAAAGGTGATTCCGCTGCACTCAACTTCCCCGACCTCGCCGAGTTGCTTCCTCGACCGGTTTCGTTATTGCCCCGTGATATTCAAGCTGCTGCAGTTAAAGCTGCTTCAATGGTGAATCTCAACCgtccatcatcatcttcttcttcttcttctttgtcgGAGTCCAGTGAAGAACCAGAGGAACTGAGTGAAATCGTCGAGTTACCCAACATAGAAGGGAATTTCGACTCGTTTTTTGACTCGGGGAACGAGTTTGTACTCATTGACTCGGTTGATGTGTGGGTGTATGATCCTTCACAAGATTTCAATGGCGGATTTTATGATCAGACATGGGATGTTACTGAGAATTTTAAACTCAACTCGGGCAGCTTTGAAACTTTTTCATCTGAGAATAATTTGCCATAA